One window of the Strix uralensis isolate ZFMK-TIS-50842 chromosome 3, bStrUra1, whole genome shotgun sequence genome contains the following:
- the DLL1 gene encoding delta-like protein 1, with translation MGGRFLLTLALLSVQLLSRCQVGCSGVFELKLQEFVNKKGLLSNRNCCRGGGPGGGGLQQCDCKTFFRVCLKHYQASVSPEPPCTYGSAITPVLGANSFSVPDGAGGADPAFSNPIRFPFGFTWPGTFSLIIEALHTDSPDDLTTENPERLISRLATQRHLAVGEEWSQDLHSSGRTDLKYSYRFVCDEHYYGEGCSVFCRPRDDAFGHFTCGERGEKVCNPGWKGQYCTEPICLPGCDEQHGFCDKPGECKCRVGWQGRYCDECIRYPGCLHGTCQQPWQCNCQEGWGGLFCNQDLNYCTHHKPCKNGATCTNTGQGSYTCSCRPGYTGSNCEIEINECDTNPCKNGGSCTDLENSYSCTCPPGFYGKNCELSAMTCADGPCFNGGRCTDNPDGGYSCRCPLGYSGFNCEKKIDYCSSSPCANGAQCVDLGNSYICQCQAGFTGRHCDDNVDDCASFPCVNGGTCQDGVNDYSCTCPPGYNGKNCSTPVSRCEHNPCHNGATCHERNNRYVCECARGYGGLNCQFLLPEPPQGPVIVDFTEKYTEGQNAQFPWIAICAGIILVLMLLLGCAAVVVCIRLRVQKRHHQPDACRSETETMNNLANCQREKDISISVIGATQIKNTNKKVDFHSDNSDKNGYKVRYPSVDYNLVHELKNEDSVKEEHSKCEAKCETYDSEAEEKSAVQLKSDISERKRPDSVYSTSKDTKYQSVYVISEEKDECIIATEV, from the exons ATGGGAGGTCGGTTCCTGCTGACGCTCGCCCTCCTCTCAGTGCAGCTGCTGAGCCGCTGCCAG GTCGGCTGCTCCGGGGTCTTCGAGCTGAAGCTGCAGGAGTTTGTCAATAAGAAGGGGCTGCTCAGCAACCGCAACTGCTgccgcgggggcggccccggcggcggggggctccaGCAGTGCGACTGCAAGACCTTCTTCCGCGTCTGCCTCAAGCACTACCAGGCCAGCGTCTCCCCCGAGCCGCCCTGCACCTACGGCAGCGCCATCACCCCCGTCCTCGGCGCCAACTCCTTCAGCGTCCCCGACGGCGCGGGCGGCGCCGACCCCGCCTTCAGCAACCCCATCCGCTTCCCCTTCGGCTTCACCTGGCCC ggCACCTTCTCGCTCATCATTGAGGCTCTGCATACGGACTCGCCTGACGACCTCACCACAG AAAATCCCGAGCGCCTCATCAGCCGCCTGGCCACCCAGAGGCACTTGGCGGTGGGTGAAGAGTGGTCCCAGGACCTGCACAGCAGCGGCCGCACTGACCTCAAGTACTCCTATCGCTTTGTGTGCGACGAGCACTACTACGGAGAGGGCTGCTCCGTCTTCTGCCGCCCCCGGGACGATGCCTTTGGTCACTTCACTTGTGGAGAGCGCGGCGAGAAAGTCTGCAACCCGGGCTGGAAAGGCCAATACTGCACTGAGC CGATTTGTTTGCCTGGATGCGATGAGCAACACGGCTTTTGCGACAAACCTGGGGAATGCAA atgcagagtGGGTTGGCAGGGGCGATATTGTGATGAGTGCATCCGATACCCCGGCTGCCTTCATGGTACCTGTCAGCAGCCATGGCAGTGCAACTGCCAGGAAGGCTGGGGTGGCCTTTTCTGCAACCAGG aCCTGAACTACTGCACCCACCACAAGCCCTGCAAGAACGGTGCCACATGCACCAACACTGGTCAGGGGAGCTACACTTGTTCTTGCCGACCCGGGTACACAGGCTCCAACTGCGAGATTGAAATCAATGAATGTGACACCAACCCTTGCAAGAATGGTGGAAGCTGCACT GATCTTGAGAACAGCTATTCCTGTACCTGCCCCCCAGGCTTCTATGGTAAAAACTGTGAGCTGAGCGCAATGACTTGTGCTGACGGACCATGCTTCAATGGTGGGCGATGCACCGACAACCCTGATGGGGGATACAGCTGCCGCTGCCCACTGGGTTATTCTGGGTTcaactgtgaaaagaaaatcGATTACTGCAGTTCCAGCCCTTGTGCTAATG GAGCCCAGTGTGTCGATCTGGGGAACTCCTACATATGCCAATGCCAGGCTGGCTTCACTGGGAGACACTGTGATGATAATGTGGACGACTGTGCCTCCTTTCCCTGCGTCAATGGAGGGACCTGCCAGGATGGTGTCAATGACTATTCCTGCACCTGCCCCCCGGGATACAACGGGAAGAACTGCAGCACCCCGGTGAGCAGATGTGAACACAACCCCTGCCACAACGGGGCCACCTGCCATGAAAGAAACAACCGCTATGTCTGTGAGTGTGCTCGGGGGTACGGTGGGCTCAACTGCCAATTTTTGCTCCCTGAGCCACCTCAGGGGCCAGTCATCGTTGACTTCACCGAGAAGTACACGGAAGGCCAGAATGCCCAGTTCCCCTGGATCGCCATCTGCGCTGGGATTATTCTGGtcctcatgctgctgctgggctgcgcTGCTGTGGTCGTCTGCATCAGGCTCAGGGTGCAGAAGAGGCACCACCAGCCTGATGCCTGCAGGAGTGAGACTGAGACCATGAACAACCTGGCGAACTGCCAGCGCGAGAAGGACATTTCCATAAGTGTCATTGGTGCCACTCagattaaaaacacaaataagaaAGTAGACTTTCACAGTGATAACTCCGATAAAAATGGCTACAAAGTCAGATACCCATCAGTGGATTACAATTTGGTGCATGAACTCAAGAACGAGGACTCTGTTAAAGAGGAGCACAGCAAATGTGAAGCCAAGTGTGAAACGTATGATTcagaggcagaggagaaaagcgCAGTACAACTAAAGAG cgatatttctgaaagaaaacgaCCAGATTCAGTATATTCCACTTCAAAGGACACAAAGTACCAGTCGGTGTATGTCATATCAGAAGAGAAAGACGAATGCATCATAGCAACTGAG GTGTAA